One genomic segment of Rivularia sp. PCC 7116 includes these proteins:
- a CDS encoding SLBB domain-containing protein: protein MLKTGLLKFFAQPLLGVMLLTAVTVALEPVNPVVAQQRIRSSYALGGGDRIKVNVFEVPEYSGEYVIPPGGAVNLPLIGSVSVGGLTTEQAAEAIAQRYARFLRRPIISVNLLSPRPINVFVAGEVTRPGAYTLSLQGGAGQDPGIQYPTVLAALTTAQGVTLSADITEIQLRRQLANGRQQTVTLNLDDLIKTGRRSQDITLRDGDTIFVPTSQNFNIATARNIAAANFAADPTRPRTVAVVGEVQRPGSYLVTSGEAQAGGTQDTGVPNISGQPTVTRALQLAGGITPQANVRNVIIRRPTRTGQEQIININLWRLLTSGDVDQDVIVQDGDTIVFPTATEVNPAEATQLASTTLSPSQIQVNVVGEVKNPGAINIRPNSSLNQALLAAGGFNDARASDGKVDLIRLNPDGSVTKRLVKVDLKAGINEQTNPILRSNDVVLVSRSGLAKTGDTINTIGGPIGTILNFLRFFGL from the coding sequence ATGCTTAAAACAGGTCTATTAAAATTCTTTGCCCAGCCATTATTGGGTGTAATGTTACTAACTGCCGTTACCGTTGCTTTGGAACCAGTTAATCCAGTTGTTGCACAACAAAGAATTCGGTCAAGTTATGCATTGGGTGGAGGCGACCGCATCAAGGTAAATGTATTTGAAGTGCCCGAATATTCCGGTGAGTACGTAATTCCTCCCGGTGGAGCAGTTAACTTACCTTTAATTGGTAGCGTCTCCGTTGGTGGGCTAACAACCGAACAAGCTGCTGAGGCCATTGCACAAAGATATGCTCGCTTTCTCAGACGACCGATTATTTCCGTAAATTTATTATCGCCTCGTCCTATCAACGTGTTTGTAGCTGGGGAAGTAACACGTCCCGGTGCTTATACTTTGAGCTTACAAGGTGGTGCGGGTCAAGATCCAGGTATTCAATATCCAACTGTTTTAGCTGCTTTAACCACCGCTCAAGGCGTAACCCTTAGCGCTGATATAACGGAAATACAGTTACGTCGCCAGCTCGCCAACGGAAGACAGCAAACAGTCACCCTCAATTTAGACGATCTGATAAAAACAGGTAGACGTTCTCAAGATATTACTTTACGTGATGGTGACACCATTTTTGTGCCAACCAGTCAGAACTTTAACATTGCAACAGCACGAAATATAGCAGCAGCAAACTTTGCAGCCGACCCCACTAGACCCCGTACCGTGGCAGTGGTTGGTGAAGTTCAGCGTCCTGGATCTTATTTGGTTACTTCCGGAGAGGCACAAGCCGGTGGAACTCAAGATACTGGTGTTCCAAACATCAGCGGTCAACCCACCGTAACCAGGGCGCTGCAATTAGCCGGAGGAATTACACCACAAGCTAATGTTCGTAACGTTATCATTAGACGACCAACAAGAACTGGTCAAGAGCAAATTATTAATATTAATTTGTGGAGATTGTTAACAAGCGGCGATGTTGACCAAGACGTGATTGTTCAAGATGGAGATACAATCGTATTCCCAACCGCAACTGAGGTGAATCCAGCAGAAGCCACGCAGTTAGCTTCAACAACTTTGTCTCCTTCCCAAATTCAGGTCAACGTAGTAGGAGAAGTTAAAAATCCGGGAGCAATAAATATTAGACCTAACAGTTCCCTTAACCAAGCCTTGTTAGCAGCAGGTGGATTTAACGATGCTAGGGCTAGCGATGGTAAAGTTGACTTAATTCGTTTGAATCCTGACGGTTCAGTTACCAAACGTTTGGTAAAAGTTGACCTGAAGGCAGGAATTAACGAGCAAACTAATCCCATTCTTCGTAGTAATGATGTAGTGTTAGTCAGCCGTTCTGGTTTAGCCAAAACTGGCGATACTATCAACACTATTGGTGGCCCTATAGGTACCATTCTTAATTTCTTAAGATTCTTCGGTTTATAA